From Stenotrophomonas maltophilia, a single genomic window includes:
- the purH gene encoding bifunctional phosphoribosylaminoimidazolecarboxamide formyltransferase/IMP cyclohydrolase yields MTADLLPVRRALLSVSDKTGLAELATALAARGVELLSTGGTAKAIRDMGLAVKDVADVTGFPEMMDGRVKTLHPMVHGGLLGRSGLDDAVMAEHGIGAIDLLVLNLYPFESVTAKADCTLADAVENIDIGGPAMLRSAAKNFARVAVATDPSQYAELLASLDANDGQLSAATRFAFSVAAFNRVAQYDAAISNYLSAVTATDAAVPARAEYPAQMNSTFVKVMDLRYGENPHQSGAFYRDLYPVPGTLATFQQLQGKELSYNNLADADAAWECVRQFDAPACVIVKHANPCGVAVGAGNGDAYELAYATDPTSAFGGIIAFNKPLDAATAKVILDRQFVEVLIAPDYEPAALEYAQKKANVRVLRIPHGDGLNNFDSKRVGSGLLLQSSDNRGMTRDELKVVSKLAPTDKQFTDLLFAWKVAKFVKSNAIVYAKDNRTIGVGAGQMSRVYSARIAGIKAADANLVVEGSVMASDAFFPFRDGIDAAAAAGIKAVIQPGGSMRDAEVIAAADEHGLAMVFTGVRHFRH; encoded by the coding sequence ATGACTGCTGATCTGTTGCCCGTCCGTCGGGCCCTCCTCTCCGTTTCCGACAAGACCGGCCTGGCCGAGTTGGCCACTGCGCTGGCTGCACGCGGCGTGGAGCTGCTGTCCACCGGCGGCACCGCCAAGGCCATTCGCGACATGGGCTTGGCCGTGAAGGACGTGGCCGACGTTACTGGCTTCCCGGAGATGATGGACGGCCGGGTCAAGACCCTGCACCCGATGGTGCACGGCGGCCTGCTCGGCCGATCCGGCCTGGATGATGCGGTGATGGCCGAGCACGGCATCGGCGCCATCGACCTGCTGGTGCTGAACCTGTACCCGTTCGAGTCGGTCACCGCCAAGGCCGACTGCACCCTGGCCGACGCGGTCGAGAACATCGACATCGGCGGCCCGGCGATGCTGCGTTCGGCAGCCAAGAACTTCGCCCGCGTGGCGGTGGCCACCGATCCGTCGCAGTACGCCGAACTGCTGGCCTCGCTGGACGCCAACGACGGCCAGCTGAGCGCCGCCACCCGCTTCGCGTTCTCGGTGGCCGCGTTCAACCGCGTCGCCCAGTACGACGCGGCAATCAGCAACTACCTGTCGGCGGTCACCGCCACCGACGCCGCGGTACCGGCGCGTGCCGAGTACCCGGCGCAGATGAACTCCACCTTCGTGAAGGTGATGGACCTGCGCTACGGCGAAAACCCGCACCAGAGCGGCGCGTTCTACCGCGACCTGTACCCGGTGCCGGGCACGCTGGCCACGTTCCAGCAGCTGCAGGGCAAGGAACTGAGCTACAACAACCTGGCCGATGCCGATGCAGCGTGGGAATGCGTGCGCCAGTTCGACGCGCCGGCCTGCGTCATCGTCAAGCACGCCAACCCGTGCGGCGTGGCCGTCGGTGCCGGCAACGGCGATGCCTACGAGCTGGCCTACGCCACCGACCCGACCAGCGCCTTCGGCGGCATCATCGCCTTCAACAAACCGCTGGACGCCGCCACCGCCAAGGTGATCCTGGACCGCCAGTTCGTCGAAGTGCTGATTGCCCCGGACTACGAGCCGGCCGCGCTGGAATACGCGCAGAAGAAGGCCAACGTGCGCGTGCTGCGCATCCCGCACGGCGATGGCCTGAACAACTTCGACAGCAAGCGCGTCGGCTCGGGCCTGCTGCTGCAGTCCTCCGACAACCGCGGCATGACCCGTGATGAACTGAAGGTGGTCAGCAAACTGGCGCCGACCGACAAGCAGTTCACCGACCTGCTGTTCGCCTGGAAGGTGGCCAAGTTCGTGAAGTCCAACGCGATCGTCTACGCCAAGGACAACCGCACGATCGGCGTGGGTGCCGGCCAGATGAGCCGCGTGTACTCGGCGCGCATCGCTGGCATCAAGGCCGCCGATGCGAACCTGGTGGTCGAGGGCTCGGTGATGGCCTCCGACGCGTTCTTCCCGTTCCGCGACGGCATCGACGCCGCCGCTGCCGCCGGCATCAAGGCGGTGATCCAGCCGGGCGGTTCGATGCGCGATGCCGAAGTGATCGCCGCCGCCGACGAACATGGCCTGGCCATGGTGTTCACCGGCGTGCGCCACTTCCGTCATTGA
- the purD gene encoding phosphoribosylamine--glycine ligase produces the protein MNVLVIGSGGREHALAWKLAQSSRVTEVIVAPGNAGTANEDKCRNVAVKVTDIDGLLALAQAEGVALTVVGPEVPLVAGVVDRFRAAGLRIFGPTAAAAQLEGSKAYAKDFLARHNIPTAFYAVHTEVDAALAYIREKGAPIVVKADGLAAGKGVIVAMTLAEAEDAVRDMLSGNAFGDAGARVVIEEFLDGEEASFISMVDGVHALPMATSQDHKRVGDGDTGPNTGGMGAYSPAPVVTPEVHARVMREVVNPTVQGMIADGIPFTGFLYAGLMIDASGAPKVIEFNVRFGDPETQPVMLRLQSDLVELVEAAIDGRLDQIEAQWDARPSLGVVMAARPYPESPVTGDVISGLGDVPASAKVFHAGTTLDAQGQVLSAGGRVLCVAALGDSVRDAQANAYAGVAKVTWANEFHRNDIGWRAIAREG, from the coding sequence ATGAACGTACTTGTCATCGGCTCTGGCGGCCGCGAACACGCCCTGGCATGGAAGCTGGCCCAGTCCTCCCGTGTCACCGAAGTGATCGTGGCGCCCGGCAACGCCGGCACCGCCAACGAAGACAAGTGCCGCAACGTGGCGGTGAAGGTCACCGACATTGATGGCCTGCTCGCGCTGGCCCAGGCCGAAGGCGTGGCGCTGACCGTGGTCGGCCCGGAAGTGCCGCTGGTAGCCGGCGTGGTTGACCGCTTCCGCGCCGCCGGCCTGCGCATCTTCGGGCCGACCGCCGCCGCCGCGCAGCTGGAAGGCAGCAAGGCCTACGCCAAGGACTTCCTGGCCCGCCACAACATTCCCACCGCGTTCTATGCCGTGCACACCGAGGTGGATGCCGCGCTGGCCTACATCCGCGAGAAGGGCGCACCGATCGTGGTCAAGGCCGATGGCCTGGCCGCCGGCAAGGGCGTGATCGTTGCAATGACGCTGGCCGAAGCCGAAGACGCGGTGCGTGACATGCTCTCGGGCAACGCGTTCGGTGATGCCGGTGCACGCGTGGTCATCGAGGAATTCCTCGACGGCGAGGAAGCCAGCTTCATTTCGATGGTGGACGGCGTGCATGCGCTGCCGATGGCCACCTCGCAGGACCACAAGCGCGTCGGCGACGGCGACACCGGCCCGAACACCGGCGGCATGGGCGCGTACTCGCCGGCCCCGGTGGTCACGCCGGAGGTACACGCACGGGTGATGCGCGAGGTGGTGAACCCGACCGTGCAGGGCATGATCGCCGACGGCATCCCGTTCACCGGCTTCCTCTATGCCGGCCTGATGATCGACGCCAGCGGCGCGCCGAAGGTGATCGAATTCAACGTGCGCTTTGGCGACCCGGAAACCCAGCCGGTGATGCTGCGCCTGCAGTCGGACCTGGTGGAGCTGGTGGAAGCGGCCATCGACGGCCGCCTGGACCAGATCGAAGCACAGTGGGATGCACGGCCGTCGCTGGGCGTTGTGATGGCCGCCAGGCCGTACCCGGAATCGCCGGTTACCGGTGACGTCATTTCTGGCCTCGGCGACGTGCCGGCCAGTGCCAAGGTGTTCCATGCCGGCACCACGCTGGACGCGCAGGGCCAGGTGCTCAGTGCCGGCGGTCGCGTGCTGTGCGTGGCGGCGCTGGGCGACAGCGTGCGCGATGCACAGGCCAACGCCTATGCCGGCGTGGCCAAGGTGACCTGGGCCAACGAGTTCCACCGCAACGACATCGGCTGGCGCGCGATCGCACGCGAGGGCTGA
- a CDS encoding helix-turn-helix domain-containing protein, whose amino-acid sequence MAKAPERRRAKSLLLEAVHDAAVSLHAHGFIDKRRLSSYEALCLEPVPEYSSAQIRALRTSLQLSQPVFAGVLNTSVSTVRSWEQGEKKPSGPSLKLLNLIDRKGLEAVL is encoded by the coding sequence ATGGCAAAGGCCCCTGAGCGAAGGCGCGCAAAAAGTTTGCTGCTTGAGGCAGTGCACGATGCGGCCGTGAGTCTGCATGCGCACGGCTTCATCGACAAACGTCGGTTGAGCAGCTACGAGGCGCTGTGCCTTGAGCCTGTTCCCGAATACAGCAGTGCCCAGATCCGCGCGCTGCGTACATCGTTGCAGCTCAGCCAGCCAGTGTTTGCCGGGGTGCTGAACACCAGCGTCTCCACGGTGCGCAGTTGGGAGCAAGGCGAGAAGAAGCCCAGCGGGCCCTCACTGAAACTGCTGAACCTGATTGATCGGAAGGGACTCGAAGCAGTCCTGTAA
- a CDS encoding type II toxin-antitoxin system RelE/ParE family toxin has product MIMPRVFRTRSFNRSMRRTVLSDAALCQSVGEMEAGLVDADLGGGLFKKRVALPGRGKRGSARTIVATQRGGHWFFLFGYEKNERAAITNAERDALQLYASEFLKMSPAQLKRAVEYGDLQEICHGKGP; this is encoded by the coding sequence ATGATCATGCCACGCGTTTTCCGCACCCGAAGTTTCAACCGCAGCATGCGCAGGACCGTGCTGTCTGACGCTGCCTTGTGTCAGTCGGTAGGGGAAATGGAAGCGGGTCTGGTGGATGCAGATCTTGGCGGAGGCCTCTTCAAGAAGCGCGTCGCGTTGCCGGGACGAGGAAAGCGCGGAAGCGCTCGAACCATCGTCGCAACACAGCGAGGCGGGCATTGGTTCTTTCTTTTCGGATATGAAAAGAACGAACGCGCCGCGATCACGAATGCGGAACGAGATGCACTGCAGTTGTATGCATCGGAGTTCCTGAAAATGAGTCCGGCACAGTTGAAGCGTGCCGTGGAGTACGGGGATCTACAGGAGATCTGCCATGGCAAAGGCCCCTGA
- the rpoH gene encoding RNA polymerase sigma factor RpoH → MSQNTSTALVANNLPIPSALGSLDAYIGAVHQIPVLSVDDEQDLARRFRDGNDLDAARELVHSHLRFVVHVARGYNGYGLALGDLIQEGNIGLMKAVKRFDPDMGVRLVSFAVHWIRAEMHEFILKNWRIVKVATTKAQRKLFFNLRKSKTRLGWMNAAEVSAVAKDLNVSEREVMEMESRLSGRDIGFDAPTDEDNEHAPPSPAAFLVANDEDPSMAYERADSEDNQMQLLREGLAELDARSRDIIRRRWLDADSKVTLQELADEYGVSAERIRQVEANALKKMKALFTA, encoded by the coding sequence ATGAGCCAGAACACCTCTACTGCCCTTGTGGCAAACAATCTCCCGATTCCCAGTGCGCTCGGTTCGCTGGACGCCTACATCGGTGCCGTGCACCAGATCCCGGTGCTGTCGGTCGATGACGAACAGGACCTGGCCCGTCGCTTCCGCGACGGCAACGATCTGGACGCCGCCCGCGAGCTGGTGCATTCGCACCTGCGCTTCGTGGTGCACGTGGCCCGCGGTTACAACGGTTACGGCCTTGCGCTGGGCGACCTGATCCAGGAAGGCAACATCGGCCTGATGAAGGCGGTCAAGCGCTTCGACCCGGACATGGGCGTGCGCCTGGTGTCCTTCGCCGTGCACTGGATCCGTGCCGAGATGCACGAGTTCATCCTGAAGAACTGGCGCATCGTGAAGGTCGCCACCACCAAGGCGCAGCGCAAGCTGTTCTTCAACCTGCGCAAGTCGAAGACGCGCCTGGGCTGGATGAACGCGGCCGAAGTCAGCGCGGTGGCCAAGGACCTGAACGTGTCCGAGCGTGAGGTCATGGAAATGGAATCGCGCCTGTCCGGTCGCGATATCGGTTTCGATGCGCCGACCGACGAGGACAACGAACACGCGCCGCCGTCGCCGGCCGCGTTCCTGGTTGCCAACGACGAAGACCCGTCGATGGCCTACGAGCGTGCCGACAGCGAAGACAACCAGATGCAGCTGCTGCGCGAAGGCCTGGCCGAGCTGGATGCCCGTTCGCGCGACATCATCCGCCGCCGCTGGCTGGATGCCGACAGCAAGGTGACGCTGCAGGAGCTGGCCGACGAGTACGGCGTGTCGGCCGAGCGCATCCGCCAGGTCGAGGCGAACGCGCTGAAGAAGATGAAGGCGCTGTTCACCGCGTAA
- the ung gene encoding uracil-DNA glycosylase, translated as MMDEVADTPTIQLEPSWKQHVGDYLLQPQMRELSSFLRQRKASGAAVFPPGPQIFAAFDATPFEQVKVVILGQDPYHGRGQAHGLSFSVPPGVPVPPSLLNIYKEIESDLGIPRPDHGCLIPWAQRGVLLLNAVLTVEEGKAGAHQGRGWEGFTDHVVDVLNREREGLVFMLWGAYAQQKGKVIDTRRHRVLKSPHPSPLSAHRGFLGCRHFSMANEYLQRRGQAPIDWSLPPRSAL; from the coding sequence ATGATGGATGAAGTAGCCGACACCCCGACGATCCAGCTGGAACCGAGCTGGAAGCAGCACGTCGGTGATTACCTGCTGCAACCGCAGATGCGCGAGCTGTCCAGCTTCCTGCGCCAGCGCAAGGCGAGTGGTGCCGCGGTATTCCCGCCCGGCCCGCAGATCTTCGCTGCGTTCGACGCCACGCCGTTCGAGCAGGTGAAGGTGGTCATCCTCGGCCAGGACCCGTATCACGGCCGTGGCCAGGCCCATGGCCTGAGCTTCTCGGTGCCGCCGGGCGTGCCGGTGCCGCCGTCGCTGCTGAACATCTACAAGGAGATCGAGAGCGATCTCGGTATCCCGCGTCCGGACCACGGCTGCCTGATCCCGTGGGCGCAGCGCGGCGTGTTGCTGCTCAATGCGGTGCTGACCGTGGAAGAGGGCAAGGCCGGCGCGCACCAGGGGCGGGGCTGGGAGGGCTTCACCGACCACGTGGTGGACGTGCTCAACCGCGAACGCGAAGGCCTGGTGTTCATGCTCTGGGGCGCCTATGCGCAGCAGAAGGGCAAGGTCATCGACACCCGCCGCCATCGCGTGCTGAAGTCGCCGCATCCGTCGCCGTTGTCGGCCCACCGCGGCTTCCTCGGCTGCCGGCATTTTTCGATGGCCAACGAGTACCTGCAGCGCCGCGGCCAGGCCCCGATCGACTGGTCGCTTCCGCCTCGTTCGGCGCTTTGA
- a CDS encoding response regulator has translation MQPQALKHLDGPATRVMVVDGSKLVRKLIADVLTRELPGVEVIGCDSIEDAQQALAQGPVDLVTTSLTLRDGDGLALARMVRDAVGQAYVPVIVVSGDAQQHLEQRRFTEYVTDYFDKSLGHEALATFIRGYVQPQTIPGATILYIEDSRVVAEATKRMLERQQLNVLHVVSAEEAFTLLTAESLGRSRHRIDLVLTDVTLKGELSGRDVVQRVRVDFGYGKRRLPVLVMTGDGNPHNQTGLLQSGANDLVLKPIEERLLVTKVLFQLRLARLNDGPLIR, from the coding sequence ATGCAACCGCAAGCGCTGAAGCACCTTGATGGGCCCGCGACGCGGGTGATGGTGGTCGATGGCTCGAAGCTGGTGCGCAAGCTGATTGCCGACGTCCTGACCCGTGAGCTGCCGGGCGTGGAGGTGATCGGCTGCGACAGCATTGAGGATGCACAGCAGGCGCTGGCGCAGGGCCCGGTGGACCTGGTGACCACGTCGCTGACCCTGCGCGACGGGGATGGCCTGGCGCTGGCGCGGATGGTCCGCGACGCCGTGGGCCAGGCCTATGTGCCGGTGATCGTGGTGTCCGGTGATGCCCAGCAGCACCTGGAGCAGCGCCGCTTCACCGAATACGTCACCGACTATTTCGACAAATCGCTCGGCCACGAGGCGCTGGCGACCTTCATCCGCGGCTACGTGCAGCCGCAGACCATTCCCGGCGCGACCATCCTCTACATCGAGGACAGCCGCGTGGTGGCCGAGGCCACCAAGCGCATGCTCGAACGCCAGCAGTTGAACGTGCTGCACGTGGTCAGCGCGGAAGAGGCGTTCACCCTGCTCACGGCCGAGTCGCTGGGCCGCAGCCGCCACCGCATCGACCTGGTGCTGACCGACGTCACCCTGAAGGGTGAACTGAGCGGCCGCGACGTGGTGCAGCGTGTGCGCGTGGACTTCGGCTACGGCAAGCGCCGCCTGCCGGTGCTGGTGATGACCGGCGACGGCAATCCCCACAACCAGACCGGGCTGCTGCAGTCCGGCGCCAACGACCTGGTGCTCAAGCCGATCGAAGAACGGCTGCTGGTTACCAAGGTGCTGTTCCAGCTGCGGCTGGCCCGATTGAACGATGGACCCCTGATTCGATGA
- the ftsX gene encoding permease-like cell division protein FtsX — MAKNENSEAAAPSRVGVWFQHHVHSVVFSLGRACRKPWATLLTVMVMALALALPLGLSIALDNLKQFAGSVQQSRDINVFLKGNVDGPGALRLAGQLRDRDDVAEVNVRTPEQGLQELRDAGLGEAIDALNDNPLPSLLVITPGQGKDDARLARALESLPEADLVQHDALWRQRLDAWLAFGARLVQVLSVLLGAGAALVVGNTVRLDIQARREEIGVLQLLGASDGFIRRPFLYLGAWYGLGAGAVALALIAAAGAALRMPLAELSRSYGSPFVLHGLDLLHGGLVLLGTLLLGWLGAWLVTGHFLRQTRPTDT; from the coding sequence ATGGCGAAGAACGAAAACAGCGAAGCCGCCGCCCCCTCGCGGGTGGGCGTCTGGTTCCAGCACCACGTGCACAGCGTGGTGTTCAGCCTGGGCCGCGCCTGCCGCAAGCCGTGGGCGACGCTGCTGACGGTGATGGTCATGGCGCTGGCGCTGGCCCTGCCACTGGGCCTGTCGATCGCGCTGGACAACCTCAAGCAGTTCGCCGGCAGCGTGCAGCAGTCGCGCGATATCAATGTGTTCCTGAAGGGCAATGTCGATGGCCCCGGCGCGCTGCGCCTGGCCGGCCAGCTGCGCGACCGCGACGACGTCGCCGAAGTGAACGTGCGCACGCCCGAACAGGGCCTGCAGGAACTGCGCGATGCTGGCCTGGGCGAGGCGATCGACGCGCTCAACGACAACCCGCTGCCCTCGCTGCTGGTGATCACCCCGGGCCAGGGCAAGGACGATGCGCGCCTGGCACGTGCGCTGGAAAGCCTGCCCGAGGCCGACCTGGTGCAGCACGATGCGCTGTGGCGCCAGCGCCTGGATGCCTGGCTGGCGTTCGGGGCACGGCTGGTACAGGTGCTGTCGGTGCTGCTCGGCGCCGGAGCCGCGCTGGTGGTCGGCAACACCGTGCGCCTGGATATCCAGGCCCGCCGCGAAGAGATCGGTGTGCTGCAGTTGCTTGGTGCCAGCGACGGCTTCATCCGCCGTCCGTTCCTGTACCTGGGCGCCTGGTACGGCCTCGGTGCCGGTGCGGTGGCGCTGGCCCTGATCGCCGCCGCCGGCGCCGCACTGCGCATGCCGCTGGCCGAACTCTCGCGCAGCTACGGCAGCCCGTTCGTGCTGCATGGCCTGGACCTGCTGCATGGGGGCCTGGTCCTGCTCGGCACGCTGCTGCTGGGCTGGCTGGGGGCCTGGCTGGTCACCGGCCACTTCCTCCGCCAGACCCGTCCGACCGACACCTGA
- the ftsE gene encoding cell division ATP-binding protein FtsE: MSVLRFDNVSKQYAGGHEALIDVSFEVAPGEMLFVTGHSGAGKSTLLKLIHLDERPSRGAVVFDERNLLKVRGGDVPRHRRAVGAVYQDHRLLMDRSIAENVALPLILRGTRRGDISKRVRSVLERMGLGHREKALPSQLSAGEQQRVGIARAIVGEPKLLVADEPTGNLDPTLAAEIMALFAELPSRGTSVLVVSHDLPLLRRMRKRVLILDHGRLADDISPQDLAE, from the coding sequence ATGAGTGTCCTGCGCTTCGACAATGTCAGCAAACAGTACGCCGGTGGCCACGAGGCGCTGATCGATGTCAGCTTCGAGGTCGCGCCGGGCGAGATGCTGTTCGTCACCGGCCATTCCGGTGCGGGCAAGAGCACCCTGCTCAAGTTGATCCACCTCGACGAGCGGCCCAGCCGTGGCGCGGTGGTGTTCGACGAGCGTAACCTGCTGAAGGTGCGTGGCGGCGATGTGCCGCGCCACCGACGCGCGGTGGGGGCGGTCTACCAGGACCATCGCCTGCTGATGGACCGCTCGATCGCCGAGAACGTGGCGCTGCCGCTGATCCTGCGCGGTACCCGCCGCGGCGACATCAGCAAGCGCGTGCGCTCGGTGCTCGAACGGATGGGCCTGGGCCATCGCGAGAAGGCGCTGCCCTCGCAGTTGTCGGCCGGCGAGCAGCAGCGCGTCGGCATCGCCCGCGCCATCGTCGGCGAGCCCAAACTGCTGGTGGCTGATGAGCCGACCGGCAACCTCGACCCGACCCTGGCGGCGGAGATCATGGCCCTGTTCGCCGAGCTGCCCTCGCGCGGCACCAGCGTGCTGGTGGTCAGCCATGACCTGCCGCTGCTGCGTCGCATGCGCAAGCGCGTGCTGATCCTCGACCACGGCCGGCTGGCGGACGACATCTCGCCGCAGGACCTGGCGGAGTAA
- the rhlB gene encoding ATP-dependent RNA helicase RhlB, with the protein MSDKPLTDLTFSSFELHPALQAGLEGAGFTRCTPIQALTLPVALPGGDVAGQAQTGTGKTLAFLVAVVNRLLTRPALADRKPEDPRALILAPTRELAIQIHKDAVKFGSDLGLRFALVYGGVDYDKQRELLQQGVDVIIATPGRLIDYVKQHKVVSLHACEICVLDEADRMFDLGFIKDIRFLLRRMPERTIRQTLLFSATLSHRVLELAYEHMNEPQKLVVEAETITAARVRQRIYFPADDEKIPLLLGLLSRSEGARTMVFVNTKVFVERVARSLEKAGYRVGVLSGDVPQKKRESLLNRFQKGQLEILVATDVAARGLHIDGIKYVYNYDLPFDAEDYVHRIGRTARLGEEGDAISFACERYAMGLPDIEAYIEQKIPSEPVTKELLTPLPRPERPAPAAGEEGEENESVGQIFREAREARAAEEERRGGGRSGGRSGGGRGERRDGERSGERRSRGPRKPRVEGEQASAAPAEGAEAAVAQAPRPPRAEGAPEGAVEGERKPRKRRRRRHGRPVEGAEGVQNTAGNGASPVTPVQVVAKPVRTAADTGDSFLTRIGRKIRRMLSGS; encoded by the coding sequence ATGAGCGACAAACCGCTGACCGATTTGACCTTCTCCTCCTTCGAGCTGCATCCGGCCCTGCAGGCTGGTCTTGAAGGAGCCGGATTCACCCGCTGCACGCCGATCCAGGCGCTGACCCTGCCCGTCGCGCTTCCCGGTGGTGATGTCGCCGGCCAGGCGCAGACCGGCACCGGCAAGACCCTGGCCTTCCTGGTCGCTGTCGTGAACCGCCTGCTGACCCGCCCGGCCCTGGCCGACCGCAAGCCGGAAGATCCGCGCGCGCTGATCCTTGCCCCGACCCGCGAACTGGCCATCCAGATCCACAAGGATGCGGTGAAGTTCGGTTCCGACCTCGGCCTGCGCTTCGCGCTGGTCTACGGCGGCGTGGATTACGACAAGCAGCGCGAACTGCTGCAGCAGGGCGTGGACGTGATCATCGCCACCCCGGGCCGCCTGATCGACTACGTCAAGCAGCACAAGGTGGTTTCGCTGCACGCCTGCGAGATCTGCGTGCTGGACGAAGCCGACCGCATGTTCGACCTGGGCTTCATCAAGGACATCCGCTTCCTGCTGCGCCGCATGCCCGAGCGCACCATCCGGCAGACCCTGCTGTTCAGCGCCACCCTCAGCCACCGCGTGCTGGAGCTGGCCTACGAGCACATGAACGAGCCGCAGAAGCTGGTGGTCGAAGCCGAGACCATCACCGCCGCGCGCGTGCGCCAGCGCATCTACTTCCCGGCCGACGACGAAAAGATCCCGCTGCTGCTGGGCCTGTTGTCGCGCAGCGAAGGCGCGCGCACCATGGTGTTCGTCAATACCAAGGTGTTCGTCGAGCGCGTCGCCCGTTCGCTGGAAAAGGCCGGCTACCGTGTCGGCGTGCTGTCTGGCGACGTGCCGCAGAAGAAGCGTGAGAGCCTGCTCAACCGCTTCCAGAAGGGCCAGCTGGAAATCCTGGTGGCCACTGACGTGGCCGCCCGCGGCCTGCATATCGACGGCATCAAGTACGTCTACAACTACGACCTGCCGTTCGATGCCGAAGACTACGTGCACCGCATCGGCCGTACCGCGCGCCTGGGCGAAGAGGGTGATGCGATCAGCTTCGCCTGTGAGCGCTACGCCATGGGCCTGCCGGACATCGAGGCCTACATCGAGCAGAAGATTCCGTCCGAGCCGGTGACCAAGGAACTGTTGACCCCGCTGCCGCGCCCGGAACGCCCGGCCCCGGCCGCTGGCGAGGAAGGCGAGGAGAACGAGAGCGTCGGCCAGATCTTCCGTGAAGCGCGCGAAGCCCGCGCCGCCGAGGAAGAGCGTCGTGGTGGTGGCCGCAGTGGCGGCCGCTCCGGCGGTGGTCGTGGCGAGCGTCGCGACGGTGAGCGCAGCGGCGAGCGCCGTTCGCGTGGCCCGCGCAAGCCGCGCGTGGAAGGCGAGCAGGCGTCCGCCGCGCCGGCTGAAGGTGCCGAGGCCGCCGTGGCACAGGCCCCGCGTCCGCCGCGTGCCGAAGGCGCACCGGAAGGGGCGGTGGAGGGCGAGCGCAAGCCGCGCAAGCGCCGTCGTCGTCGCCACGGCCGTCCGGTCGAAGGCGCCGAGGGCGTGCAGAACACCGCCGGCAACGGCGCCAGCCCGGTCACCCCGGTGCAGGTGGTGGCCAAGCCGGTGCGAACCGCCGCCGATACCGGCGATTCGTTCCTGACCCGCATCGGCCGCAAGATCCGCCGGATGCTGTCGGGCAGCTGA
- the trxA gene encoding thioredoxin codes for MSDKVVHVGDADFDSAVLNSKEPVLVDFWAEWCGPCKMIAPALDELADAYQGRAKIAKVNVDHNRALAAKYHVRSIPYLVVFKDGEKVGEQIGAVGKAQLAGLLDKALA; via the coding sequence ATGAGCGACAAGGTTGTACATGTCGGCGACGCCGACTTTGATAGCGCAGTGCTGAATTCCAAGGAACCGGTGCTGGTCGATTTCTGGGCCGAGTGGTGTGGCCCGTGCAAGATGATCGCCCCGGCGCTGGACGAACTGGCCGATGCCTACCAGGGCCGCGCCAAGATCGCCAAGGTCAACGTCGACCACAATCGTGCGCTGGCCGCCAAGTACCACGTGCGTTCGATTCCGTACCTGGTCGTGTTCAAGGACGGCGAAAAGGTCGGCGAGCAGATCGGTGCGGTCGGCAAGGCCCAGCTGGCCGGCCTGCTGGACAAGGCCCTGGCCTGA